The DNA segment CTCATGATCGCTTCCTGTTTCGTCTCCTGTGAGGTGGTGTTGGAAGTGGCTCAATCATACATGATCGGTTCACGCCAGGCTGCTCTTGCCCCCCTCACCCCCAGCGATGGGGGCTGAACAGTGACCCCGGGTGGTTTTACGCCGCCTGGTAGTAGTAATCCCGCAGGCGGCCTGCCAGCTCCACCGGCAGACGGCCCACCACCCGGGTTCCTTCGGGCCGGTGTTCCTCCTGTTCCACAAAGCCGTGGGTATGGATCAGGGCCACCAGTTCCCCCTCGCCGTAGGGGATGAGCACATCCACCGGAACCATACGCTGGCGCAGGACCTCGTCGATGGTCTGCAGCAGCTGGTCCAGCCCCTCGCCTGTGCGGGCGCTGATGGCCACGGGGTTGGTGTATTCCAGCCGGGCTCGGCGCAGCCGTTCGCTGGCCACCGGGTCGTCGGGAGAGAGCCGGTCGATCTTGTTGAGCGCGGTGACGATGGGTTTTTCCCCCGCGCCCAGATCCTCCAGCACCTCCTCCACGGCCGCCTCCTGCTCGTCGGCGTTGGGGTGGGAGATATCCACCACGTGGACCAGCACATCCGCCTCGGTGACTTCCTCCAGGGTGGCCCGGAAGGCTGCCACGAGCTGGGTGGGCAGCTTCTGGATGAACCCCACGGTGTCGGTGAAGAGCACCACGTGGCCGCTGGGCAGCTCCACCCGGCGGGTGGTGGGATCCAGGGTGGCGAAGAGCTGGTCCTCGGCCCGCACGCCGGCATTGGTGAGGGCGTTGAGCAGGGTGCTCTTTCCGGCGTTCGTATAGCCAACCAGGGCGACCACCGGCGTGGCAGCGCGGCGACGTTGCCGGCGGTAGTGGCTGCGGTGCTTGCTGATTTCGTCCAGCTGGCGTTTCAAGAAGGCGATGCGCCGCCCGATCTCCCGGCGGTCCACTTCCAGCTGGGTTTCACCCGGGCCGCGGACCCCCACCCCGCCGCCGGCGCCACCGGCCCGGCCGCCCACCTGGCGGGCCAGGTGGGTCCAGGCTCGGGTGAGGCGGGGCAGCCGATACTCGTACTGGGCCAGCTCCACCTGAACGGCACCTTCTCGGGTGCGGGCATGGCGGGCGAAAATGTCCAGGATCAGGGCCGTGCGGTCCAGCACCTTTACCTCCTCGCCCAGCACCTTCTCCAGCTCCCGCTGCTGCCTGGGCGAGAGCTCGTCGTCGAAGATGACCACATTGGCACCCAGCTCCAGGACCAACATCTGGAGCTCTTCCACCTTGCCCTTGCCGATCAGGGTGGCGGGGTTGGGACTCTCCAGCCGCTGGGTCACCGTGCCCACCACCTGAACGTCGGCAGTCCTGGCCAGCAGGGCCAGCTCCTCCAGGGAGTCCTCCAGGGGCAGATGGCCTGGGTGCCCGGCCAGCTCTACGCCTACCAGCACCGCCTTTTCCTGGGGCGGCGCGGTGGGCACCAGCCCCGCTTCGTCCCGGGGCACTGCCCGGGGACCTGCGGCAGTTTCCGTCCCGGCGTTTCCCCGCCTGCGGGTCTGTTGGGCATTGGATTGAAAAGATTTCGGGTTCGTCATGGCTTCTCGCGATCTGGCAGAGATGTGCTCTGCCATTCTGGGCACGGGCCGATGGGGCTCCGTGTCCCCGTCTCTATCTTTCTGCGTCGCTATCCGCCTACCTGGACATAGGCGGCAAAGATCCAGCCAGAAACCGGCTCGATAATCTGGAGCCAGCGGCCATCTTGGCTCACGGCAATGGCCGTCACCGGGGTGCCGGCCGTCAACACATCCGTCTGAGGGTAGGCAATGTCCGGCCCGCTGCGCACATTCAGGGTGGGCGTCGAAACCTGGTATCGACGCACAGCCAGCCGCACCACCGCATAGGGCGGGCTATCTTCCCGGAAGTACAGGTACTCGTTGTTAACCCAGCCCTCCGCCGGCGTCTGGATGTGGGACCAGGTGCCATCGGCGGTGAAGTCGTCCACCGTCACCGGTTCGCCCTGGGCCAGCAGGGCCACCTGGGCGGCCTCTGGATCTGGCCTGGCCCGGACCCACAGGGGGCCGGCGCCGGCCCACGCCCCCCGGGGGAGGGGGTAATGCTGCCGAAGGTAGGCAGCAGCCTCGGGTTCAAAGGGCAGAAACCGGCCCACGCCGCCAAATCCAGTCCCCTGGAATCCTGGGACGAGCACCCACCTTGCAGCCAGGCTCGTCAGCAGCAGGGCGACGGCCAGGGCCAATGGCACTCCCCACCGTCTCCGGGGTAGCCTGCGGCCCAGGCCCGACGCCCGGGCCAGGCCTTCCTCCACCTGGGCCCGCCAGGGAGCAGGGACGTGGAAAGGGCCGGCAGGCTGGCGGTTCGACCTGGGGTCCCCTGAACGCCCTCCGGCCGGCGTCCCCTTTAATTGTACACCAACTTGGCCCAATTGTCCCTCACCCGGCCCGGCTGTATCGCCTTTTCCCGGCCGCGGACGGGGGGCGGCAGGGCCGGAGCGGGTGGGCATCCAGCCGCGCAGCCAGCGCCAGACGGGATGGGGCGAGGGCGCCCTGTGTCCCAGGGCCATGGCCCAGCTCTCCACGGCCCAGGCGGCTGCCTCTGGCGCCAGCGCCAGGTTCTCCTCCAGCCGACGGGCCAGACGCGCGTGGAGGGTCTCCGTTGGCAGCCACCGGGGGGCGGCCAACAGCTCCTGGGGGATACGCTCCCGCTGTGCCTGCACCAGGACAAAGATCTCCCGGCGATAGTGGCCACAGTAGTCGTTCAGGAGCGCCTGGGTACGGCGAGGGTCGTGGGCCAGCGCCATGCCGTGGCGTTGGATGAGCTGGCGCAGGATGCGGCGTGGCTGCTCATGCATGGTGGCTCGTCCGGTGGAGGAGCAGGGTCAAACCGGAACCGGCCGGAGGTTCCTCAACCATGGGCCAGGCGGATCGTCCCTTCACAGGCGCCAAAGTGGATGCGGGTCCCTTCGGCCAGGGTGATGCTGCGGCCTGGCGGCACGGGGTGCACCGCGCCGGCGGCCGTGGTCGCGACCCAGGGCTCCGTCCCCAGGTTGCGGAGGCCCCAGATGCGGGGATCCTGGGGATGCTGGACCACCGCCGCCACCGGATCCTGGAAGTCGAAGGCCCGCTCTGGATCCACGTGGTGGGGAAAGAGGCGGGTGTTGTGGTTGAGCACCACCGTGGCCATCCCCCCGCCCGCGGCCGGCCGGGGTCCGCCGATGCGGATGCGGGGCGGCAGACGCAGGCCCTGGCCACAGGACCAGCACACGCCGGCCCCGGCTCCCTGCAGCCTGCGGCCATCGTAGAAGTTTTCGGCGCCGCAGTGGCTACAGGGGAAGATGGCATCCCGCAGGCGCACCAGCGCCGCCCGCCATTCGCTTTCCCGCACCCGGCCGTGGTCAGGGTCCCGGATGCCGTCGGTGAAGGCCCGGGTGAAGAGATCCCGCAGGAACTGGGGGTAGATGGGCCAGAAGGCCAGGGCGTTGTCGTGATAGCCGGGCAGGGGGCGGTTGCTTTCATCCGCCGGGTCGAAGATGAAGACGGGATGGGTGCCGTAGAGGCGGGTCATGGCGGGCAGGTCGAAGCAATGGAGGGCCGCTTCCTGGCGTCCTTCCAGGGGGTGGTGGTTCATGAGCAGGTAAAAGAGCAGGACGGCCAGGGAAAAGAGATCTGTCGCGGTGCTGGGGGTGGCTTCGCCTCGGACCAGCTCGGGCGCCATGAAGCGGGGGGTGCCGCCGATGGCCCCGGCCTGGCCGTCGATGTCCACGTTGTCGTTGTCGCAGATGCGGGTCTCGCCGGTGGCCGGGTCGAAGAAGACGTTGCCGAAGGAGATGTCTCGATAGCAGAGGCCCCGGGCATGGAGCTGGAGATAGCTGTGGGCCAGTTCGAAGCCGATGGTGGCCAGCACCCACAGGGAAGGCGTCACCCGCCGGGTGACCAGATCCACCATGCCCCGGAAGCGCTCCTCCCGCAGGGGCATCAGGTAGCCGAAGCCGGGTACGCCGTCGGCCTCCACCAGCTCCAGGGGCCAGAGGAAGCGGTCGCTGGGCGGCCCGGACTGCACGGCCCGTTCCAGCCGCTCCCGCAGGCGGGGGTCCTGGCGCAGGTAATGGGGGAAGAACCACTTGAGGGCCATGGGCTGGCCGTGGACCGACACCGCGTAGACTTCTCCCTGGCCGCCACTGCCCAGGAAGCGTTCAACGGCAATGGCCGGCCCCGGGGATTGGCTCTGGAGGGTGGTGCCAAGGGTGAGGAGTTGGTTCATGGCTCTCTATCCACCGGGCATGTCGAGGTCGAAACAGGGCGCGTGCAGGCACCATCTTAACATCGGTCGGAAGCTTCTGACAACCGGAAGGCACAACGGCACAACGGGCGGTATCAAGGAGGATTGGGTCATTGGGTGATTTTCTCACCGACAGGGCCAGCCCAGGGCGCGATACTGGGGTTGATGCCCTTTCGCGGTTGGCGACAGCGGGCGGGCACAGAGGCCCGCCCCTACGGGAACGGGCACCCCGTCGTAGGCGCAGCTCGTAGCTGCGCAGTCGTCGCTGTCCCTTCACCCGCCTGGGGTTGGCACCCACGGTAGGGGCCGCCCCCTGTGGCGGCCCGCTTCGGGCGGGCACAGAGGCCCGCCCCTACGGGAACGGGCACCCCGTCGTAGGCGGGGCGAATCATGATTCACCCCTATATACCGGACAAGGAGCGAAGCTCGTGAACTCGTTTTGTCTGTCCTTCGGGAACCCGTTCCGGGGGAAGGAAATTCGTGGCAGCTGAGCAAGACTTTCCGGGCGGCGTCGCAGGCAGCCCCGGTGGGGAGGTGCCCGGGCCGGACCTGGAGCAACTGAAGCAGCAGGTCATCGCCTGTCGACGCTGCCCCCGGCTGGTGGCCTGGCGGGAAGAGATCGCCCAGACGAAGCGCCGGGCCTACCGGGACTGGACCTACTGGGGGCGGCCGGTGCCCGGCTTCGGAGACCCCAGGGCCCGGCTGCTCCTGGTGGGGCTGGCGCCGGGCGCCCATGGGGCCAACCGGACCGGCCGCATGTTCACCGGCGACGGCTCGGGCGATTTCCTCTACGCGGCCCTTCATCGGGCCGGTTTTGCCAGCCAGCCTACCTCCCGTTCCCGGGACGACGGCCTGCAGCTATGGGATTGCTACATCACCGCGGTGGCCCGCTGTGCACCGCCCCAGAACCGGCCGACAGCGGCCGAGATCGCCAACTGTCGGCCCTTTCTACAGCAAGAGATCGCCCTCCTGCGGCGGGTGCAGGTGGTGGTGGCCCTGGGCCAGGTGGCCTTCAACGGCTACCTGCGCGCGCTCCAGGAGATGGGCCAGCCCCTGCCCCGCCTGACCTTTCGCCATGGTGCCCACTATCCCCTGGCGGAACTGGCCCAGCGCCCCGGCCTGCCCCATCTGCTGGCTGCCTATCACCCCAGCCGACAGAACACCCAGACCGGCCGCCTGACTGCCGCCATGTACGATGAGCTATTTCACCAGGTGAAGCGCTTGTTGAACCCGGGCGACAGGGCGTCGTAAGCCCCGCGTCGAGCCTCTCCCGCTCCCTCATCTCTTTCCTTTTGTGATATGCTACCAGAGCCTGGCGAGAAGACCAGGCGGACGTGCCCGCGTGGCGAGAACGAAAGGAAGAACCCACATGCAGAGCTCCTCAAGAATCAAGATCACCGACATCCGCCTGGTCCGGCTGCGGACGGTCCAGGAAGTGGGCGTGTTGGAGCCGGCCTGGAACCCCGGCGGGCAGATGCCCTTCACCGTGGGCGGCGGCTCCTATGTGGAGATCCACACCGACAGTGGCCTGGTGGGCATCGGCCCCGGGCTGGATCCTGCCCTGCTGCCCGCGGTCAAGGCCCAACTGGTAGGCCAGGATCCCTTCGACACCGAGCGCCACCTGGCCGCCCTGCGTTACTACGCCACGGGGCCGGCCTACCGGGGCAGCGCCGGCGTGGACATCGCCCTCTGGGACCTGATCGGCAAGGCCTGCGGTCAGCCCCTCTACAAGCTCTTTGGTGGTGGTCGGGACAAGGTGCCGGCCTACGCCAGCATGGTGCTCCTCTCCACCCCGGCGGAACGGGCCGAGCTGGCCGCCCGCCTGGCGGATGAAGGCTGGCAGGCCATCAAGCTGCGCCTTCACCACGCCACCATGGCCGAAGATATCGAAACCGTGACCCGGGTGCGGGACGCGGTGGGCGACCGCATGGCCATCATGGTGGACGCCAACCAGGCCCAGTCCAGCGGCAACTGGCAGCCTGGCGTCCTCTGGGACTACCGCCGCGCGCTGGAGACGGCCCGGGAGCTGGACCGGCTGGGCTGCTACTGGCTGGAGGAGCCCCTGCCCCGCTACGCTTTCAAAGACCTGGCCCGCCTGAACCAGGCGGTGGCCATGCCCCTGGCCGGCGGCGAGAACAACCGGGGCATCCACGAGTTCGTGCAGATGCTGGAGGGCAACGTCTACGACATCCTCCAGCCCGAGGGCATGGTGGGGGGCGGCCTGACGGAGCTGCGTAAGATCGGGGTGCTGGCCGAGGCCTTCGGGAAGAAGTGCGTGCCCCACCACGGCGGCCGGGGGCTGGGCACCATCGCCCACCTGCACCTGGTGGCCTCCTGGCCCCACGCGCCCTACCTGGAGCTGCTCCACGACCCGCCCATCGGCGACTATCGCCACGGTTTCTCCATCCTCCTGGATCCGCCGGTGGTGGACCAGGAGGGTTTGATAGCTGTGCCCCAGAAGCCCGGCCTGGGCGTGGAGGTGAACCCGGATCTGGTGGAAGAAGTGATTACCGTCTAGAAGGTCTGTCTGACATGAATCGTGGAACCTGGTACGCCCTGGCCGCTTACACGGTTTGGGGCGTGTTGCCCATCTTTTGGAAGTGGCTACATCATCTGCCCGCGCTGGAAATCGTAGCCCACCGGATGATCTGGTCCTTTGTCTTCCTGGCCCTGGTTTTGACCATGCGCCAGGAGTGGCAGGCCCTCTGGCGGGCGGCCAGACACCGGCGGGTGATCCTGGCCTTCCTGGCCACTGCCCTTCTGCTGACCGCCAACTGGCTGGTCTACGTCTGGGCGGTGAACGCTGGACACATCGTGGAGACCAGCCTGGGCTATTTCATTAACCCGCTGGTGAACGTGCTGCTGGGCGTTATCTTCCTGCGGGAGCGGCTACGGGCGGGGCAGTGGGCGGCCATTGCCGTGGCCGCGGCCGGCGTGCTCTACCTGACCGTCAGCTATGGCGCCCTGCCCTGGATCGCCCTGGCCCTGGCTTTCACCTTCGGCTTCTACGGCTTGTTGAAGAAGGCCACCCCCCTCACCTCCCTCCAGGGGCTTACCCTGGAGACCAGCGTCCTGTTCGTGCCCACGCTCCTTTACCTGGGGCTGTTGGGGTGGACGGGGACAGGATCCTTCGGCGCTGGGAGCTGGCGCACCGACCTGCTGCTCATCCTGGCGGGCGTGATGACCACCGGGCCGTTGCTGCTCTTTGCCGCGGCTGCGCGGCGGGTGCCCCTGAGCATGATGGGGGTGCTCCAGTACATCGCGCCGACCCTGCAGTTCCTGATCGGCGTCCTGCTCTACCACGAGCCCTTCACCCCGGTCCGGCTGGTGGGCTTCTGTCTGATCTGGATTGCGCTGCTCATCTATTCGGTGGAGGGCGTCATGGCACATCGGCGACCCGCCGCCGTGGCTGGCGGCGCGTAACGCGTCGTAAATCCTGGCAGAAATTCGCCGATGGTTTCCACCAGAGGGAGTGCGCCCAGAGGGCACCCGGAATTTCTGCCGCGGTATTGACGCCAGACTGTCGTAGTGCGTGAACGATACCCCAAGGAGTGTTCGCTGTGAGTTTCGGCATTACCAAGACCATTCCTGCCCGGGAAGGCATGGCGGCTGTGGACGCCCTGTACGACGG comes from the Litorilinea aerophila genome and includes:
- the hflX gene encoding GTPase HflX; protein product: MTNPKSFQSNAQQTRRRGNAGTETAAGPRAVPRDEAGLVPTAPPQEKAVLVGVELAGHPGHLPLEDSLEELALLARTADVQVVGTVTQRLESPNPATLIGKGKVEELQMLVLELGANVVIFDDELSPRQQRELEKVLGEEVKVLDRTALILDIFARHARTREGAVQVELAQYEYRLPRLTRAWTHLARQVGGRAGGAGGGVGVRGPGETQLEVDRREIGRRIAFLKRQLDEISKHRSHYRRQRRRAATPVVALVGYTNAGKSTLLNALTNAGVRAEDQLFATLDPTTRRVELPSGHVVLFTDTVGFIQKLPTQLVAAFRATLEEVTEADVLVHVVDISHPNADEQEAAVEEVLEDLGAGEKPIVTALNKIDRLSPDDPVASERLRRARLEYTNPVAISARTGEGLDQLLQTIDEVLRQRMVPVDVLIPYGEGELVALIHTHGFVEQEEHRPEGTRVVGRLPVELAGRLRDYYYQAA
- a CDS encoding SH3 domain-containing protein, whose translation is MHEQPRRILRQLIQRHGMALAHDPRRTQALLNDYCGHYRREIFVLVQAQRERIPQELLAAPRWLPTETLHARLARRLEENLALAPEAAAWAVESWAMALGHRAPSPHPVWRWLRGWMPTRSGPAAPRPRPGKGDTAGPGEGQLGQVGVQLKGTPAGGRSGDPRSNRQPAGPFHVPAPWRAQVEEGLARASGLGRRLPRRRWGVPLALAVALLLTSLAARWVLVPGFQGTGFGGVGRFLPFEPEAAAYLRQHYPLPRGAWAGAGPLWVRARPDPEAAQVALLAQGEPVTVDDFTADGTWSHIQTPAEGWVNNEYLYFREDSPPYAVVRLAVRRYQVSTPTLNVRSGPDIAYPQTDVLTAGTPVTAIAVSQDGRWLQIIEPVSGWIFAAYVQVGG
- a CDS encoding protein kinase domain-containing protein; the encoded protein is MNQLLTLGTTLQSQSPGPAIAVERFLGSGGQGEVYAVSVHGQPMALKWFFPHYLRQDPRLRERLERAVQSGPPSDRFLWPLELVEADGVPGFGYLMPLREERFRGMVDLVTRRVTPSLWVLATIGFELAHSYLQLHARGLCYRDISFGNVFFDPATGETRICDNDNVDIDGQAGAIGGTPRFMAPELVRGEATPSTATDLFSLAVLLFYLLMNHHPLEGRQEAALHCFDLPAMTRLYGTHPVFIFDPADESNRPLPGYHDNALAFWPIYPQFLRDLFTRAFTDGIRDPDHGRVRESEWRAALVRLRDAIFPCSHCGAENFYDGRRLQGAGAGVCWSCGQGLRLPPRIRIGGPRPAAGGGMATVVLNHNTRLFPHHVDPERAFDFQDPVAAVVQHPQDPRIWGLRNLGTEPWVATTAAGAVHPVPPGRSITLAEGTRIHFGACEGTIRLAHG
- a CDS encoding uracil-DNA glycosylase — protein: MPGPDLEQLKQQVIACRRCPRLVAWREEIAQTKRRAYRDWTYWGRPVPGFGDPRARLLLVGLAPGAHGANRTGRMFTGDGSGDFLYAALHRAGFASQPTSRSRDDGLQLWDCYITAVARCAPPQNRPTAAEIANCRPFLQQEIALLRRVQVVVALGQVAFNGYLRALQEMGQPLPRLTFRHGAHYPLAELAQRPGLPHLLAAYHPSRQNTQTGRLTAAMYDELFHQVKRLLNPGDRAS
- a CDS encoding mandelate racemase/muconate lactonizing enzyme family protein translates to MQSSSRIKITDIRLVRLRTVQEVGVLEPAWNPGGQMPFTVGGGSYVEIHTDSGLVGIGPGLDPALLPAVKAQLVGQDPFDTERHLAALRYYATGPAYRGSAGVDIALWDLIGKACGQPLYKLFGGGRDKVPAYASMVLLSTPAERAELAARLADEGWQAIKLRLHHATMAEDIETVTRVRDAVGDRMAIMVDANQAQSSGNWQPGVLWDYRRALETARELDRLGCYWLEEPLPRYAFKDLARLNQAVAMPLAGGENNRGIHEFVQMLEGNVYDILQPEGMVGGGLTELRKIGVLAEAFGKKCVPHHGGRGLGTIAHLHLVASWPHAPYLELLHDPPIGDYRHGFSILLDPPVVDQEGLIAVPQKPGLGVEVNPDLVEEVITV
- the rarD gene encoding EamA family transporter RarD produces the protein MNRGTWYALAAYTVWGVLPIFWKWLHHLPALEIVAHRMIWSFVFLALVLTMRQEWQALWRAARHRRVILAFLATALLLTANWLVYVWAVNAGHIVETSLGYFINPLVNVLLGVIFLRERLRAGQWAAIAVAAAGVLYLTVSYGALPWIALALAFTFGFYGLLKKATPLTSLQGLTLETSVLFVPTLLYLGLLGWTGTGSFGAGSWRTDLLLILAGVMTTGPLLLFAAAARRVPLSMMGVLQYIAPTLQFLIGVLLYHEPFTPVRLVGFCLIWIALLIYSVEGVMAHRRPAAVAGGA